The following proteins are encoded in a genomic region of Brachypodium distachyon strain Bd21 chromosome 1, Brachypodium_distachyon_v3.0, whole genome shotgun sequence:
- the LOC100821431 gene encoding probable methyltransferase PMT17: MVKEQSGIRHPEFQRMRVTLTIGVIGLCATAYILGAWQGTSSNTRATPIYTKTQCNDAAPSTSSTPSLQPSGARLDFQAHHQVAFNESLLAPEKIPPCQLKYSEYTPCHDPRRARKFPKAMMQYRERHCPKKEDLFRCLIPAPPNYKNPFKWPQSRDYAWYDNIPHRELSIEKAVQNWIQVEGDRFRFPGGGTMFPHGADAYIDDINALIPLTDGNIRTALDTGCGVASWGAFLLKRGIITMSFAPRDSHEAQVQFALERGVPAMIGVMGTERIPYPARAFDMAHCSRCLIPWNKLDGIYLIEVDRVLRPGGYWILSGPPIHWKRHSKGWQRTEDDLKQEQDEIEDLAKRLCWKKVVEKDDLAIWQKPINHIECANNRKADETPPICKSSDVDSAWYKKMETCISPLPNVKSEEVAGGALEKWPKRALTVPPRITRGSVSGLTPEKFQEDNKLWAERVNYYKKLIPPLAKGRYRNVMDMDAGMGGFAAALMKYPLWVMNVVPEGSSNDTLGVIYERGFVGAYQDWCEAFSTYPRTYDLIHADKVFSFYQDRCDITYILLEMDRILRPEGTVIFRDTVEILVKIQAISEGMRWKSQIMDHESGPYNPEKILVAVKTYWTGEPAQKQ; the protein is encoded by the exons ATGGTGAAAGAACAGAGTGGGATCCGCCATCCAGAGTTCCAAAGGATGCGTGTGACATTGACGATAGGCGTGATCGGCCTGTGTGCCACGGCATACATTCTTGGTGCTTGGCAAGGCACATCTTCTAATACAAGGGCCACCCCTATATACACTAAAACCCAGTGCAATGATGCTGCTCCGAGTACCTCCAGCACCCCGTCTCTGCAGCCATCAGGTGCTCGTCTTGATTTCCAAGCCCACCACCAGGTGGCCTTCAATGAGTCGTTGCTTGCGCCGGAAAAAATCCCACCTTGCCAGCTCAAGTACAGCGAGTATACCCCTTGCCATGATCCAAGGAGGGCAAGGAAATTTCCAAAGGCAATGATGCAGTACAGGGAGAGACACTGCCCTAAGAAAGAGGATCTGTTCCGTTGCTTGATTCCTGCGCCTCCAAACTATAAGAACCCCTTCAAGTGGCCACAAAGTCGGGACTATGCTTGGTATGATAACATTCCTCACCGGGAGCTGAGCATCGAGAAAGCTGTCCAGAACTGGATTCAGGTTGAAGGGGACCGATTTAGATTCCCTGGTGGTGGTACAATGTTCCCGCATGGTGCTGATGCTTATATCGATGATATCAATGCCCTCATACCATTAACTGACGGCAATATCAGAACTGCACTTGATACTGGATGTGGG GTGGCAAGTTGGGGTGCTTTTCTTCTTAAGAGGGGCATCATCACCATGTCATTTGCACCGAGGGATTCGCATGAGGCGCAGGTACAGTTTGCATTAGAACGGGGAGTGCCGGCCATGATTGGAGTGATGGGAACCGAAAGAATCCCATACCCTGCTCGAGCATTTGACATGGCACACTGCTCTAGATGTTTGATCCCATGGAACAAGCTTG ATGGTATCTATCTAATTGAGGTGGACAGAGTTCTTAGACCAGGAGGCTACTGGATCCTCTCTGGACCTCCAATCCATTGGAAGAGGCACTCCAAGGGGTGGCAAAGAACAGAAGATGACCTGAAGCAAGAGCAAGATGAGATTGAGGACTTAGCAAAGCGCCTCTGCTGGAAGAAGGTGGTAGAgaaagatgatcttgctaTATGGCAGAAACCTATCAACCACATAGAATGTGCTAATAATCGGAAGGCCGATGAAACTCCACCGATTTGCAAAAGCAGTGATGTGGATTCTGCTTG GTACAAGAAGATGGAGACATGCATATCTCCTCTTCCAAATGTGAAAAGTGAAGAAGTTGCTGGTGGAGCTCTTGAGAAATGGCCAAAAAGAGCACTGACCGTCCCCCCAAGAATAACTCGAGGTTCAGTTTCAGGCCTTACCCCTGAGAAATTCCAAGAGGACAACAAGTTGTGGGCAGAGAGAGTGAACTACTACAAGAAACTGATTCCGCCACTAGCTAAGGGGCGATATAGGAACGTAATGGACATGGATGCAGGGATGGGTGGTTTTGCAGCTGCACTGATGAAGTATCCACTTTGGGTGATGAATGTGGTGCCTGAAGGCTCCTCTAATGACACCCTTGGTGTTATTTATGAACGGGGTTTCGTTGGCGCATACCAGGATTGGTGTGAGGCTTTCTCAACGTATCCGAGGACATATGATCTCATCCACGCTGATAAAGTATTCAGTTTTTATCAAGATAG GTGTGACATAACATATATTCTGTTGGAGATGGACCGGATTCTGAGGCCTGAAGGAACAGTAATCTTCAGGGATACCGTGGAGATCTTAGTGAAGATACAAGCAATTTCTGAAGGCATGAGATGGAAGAGCCAAATCATGGACCACGAGTCTGGGCCATACAACCCTGAGAAGATCCTTGTGGCTGTCAAGACTTACTGGACCGGAGAGCCAGCTCAAAAGCAATAG
- the LOC100840178 gene encoding uncharacterized protein LOC100840178 — MLLLRAKPPPAPAIPISSFSTPPSTAAYATTKHTSSYSFSATARCSVGNLSPVRFEPLRSDSGPDPSSYASEGEEQEEQNKEQYEEEEKGGSNNKQGGISGISVPRQRYIAVPKAALLDAVLSLFPSSQPQTAAAAEFKRFSRCLDAVLHAEHKEVLEEMRAYYTLTQPNQEEQDEQKSPPVSGGGQAAAAVNGKSSGLFGSMTQLDADGTSFLSRSLDWRTLLGLSPDPVSPTRVAFATHFQRAFMNLLRNAQFEELSAQDLLLTYSLNSDYILTLPVYVDWKKAAESNAIIFRRGYATESQKGLMLVEKLDYLQSKLLQNIFFSLSKPLAKLGKWINEALKRSTGSQGFQIWIDKLKLWLKEQTYAENSLLLIENSSWDKPISDQLPDADLPIWIAAQRAVSRYEGFLSPVGPRGRLLRRLLTWTGLIPSLPEATINSDVETKHFEGSARPNFLPRITLANIWEPASIESCDNNVWEIVKASFAILFGKSTLQEPAFQELIILYSDDATESNERGKSEMLPPQLKIYEKIPIPDLPVVFPHKKLSFRILDTVRLDIATVIGLLAYVVNYKFESLASSPSAFLLDIAAFTALAILVFRVTLGYKQTRDRYQLLVNKTLYEKTLASGFGSVYFLLDASEQQQYKEALLAYAMLLCRKKYQVSSRASIRDACEQFMYEKFKAKIEMPIDKAMETLLRLGLVIELPTNGSSSVIAIPCPDAYEILKSRWDSLLEHKTEQG; from the exons ATGCTCCTGCTGCGcgccaagccgccgccggcgcccgccatcccgatctcctccttctccacgccgccgtcgacggcggcgtATGCTACCACTAAGCACACCTCCTCCTATTCCTTCTCCGCCACGGCCCGTTGCTCCGTCGGCAACCTCTCGCCCGTCCGATTCGAGCCCCTCCGCTCCGACTCCGGCCCGGACCCCTCCTCCTATGCCAGCGAAGGCGAGGAGCAAGAAGAGCAGAACAAGGAGCAGtacgaagaagaggagaagggagGTAGTAATAACAAGCAGGGAGGCATCTCCGGCATCAGCGTGCCGCGGCAGCGCTACATCGCTGTCCCCAAGGCGGCGCTCCTCGACGCCGTCCTCTCCCTATTCCCCTCCTCCCAGCCccaaaccgccgccgccgcggaatTCAAGCGCTTCTCAAG GTGCTTGGACGCCGTTCTGCACGCTGAGCACAAGGAAGTGCTGGAGGAGATGCGCGCCTATTACACGCTCACGCAACCAAATCAGGAGGAGCAGGATGAACAAAAAAGCCCCCCAGTCTCCGGCGGTGGCCaagcggcggccgcggtgaACGGCAAGAGCTCTGGCTTATTTGGTAGTATGACCCAGCTGGATGCCGACGGGACATCGTTTCTTTCTAGAAGCTTGGACTGGAGAACTCTACTCGGGTTGTCCCCGGATCCTGTTTCTCCCACCAG agttgctTTCGCAACTCATTTCCAGCGTGCCTTCATGAACCTTCTGCGCAATGCTCAGTTCGAAGAACTCTCCGCGCAAGATCTGCTATTGACCTACTCGTTAAACAGCGATTATATCTTAACGTTGCCGGTTTACGTTGATTGGAAAAAGGCAGCCGAATCTAATGCGATAATATTCCG GCGTGGGTATGCAACTGAGAGCCAGAAAGGTCTAATGTTGGTAGAGAAACTTGATTACCTACAGTCAAAACTAttacaaaatattttcttcaGCCTATCCAAACCCTTGGCCAAACTGGGGAAATGGATCAATGAG GCATTGAAAAGATCAACAGGGAGCCAGGGGTTTCAGATCTGGATTGACAAACTGAAGCTCTGGCTGAAAGAGCAAACTTATGCAGAGAATTCACTGTTGTTGATAGAAAACTCATCATGGGACAAGCCTATTTCTGATCAATTGCcagacgcagatcttcctATTTGGATTGCTGCACAGAGAGCAGTTTCTCGTTATGAAGGTTTTCTGTCACCTGTTGGTCCTCGTGGCAGACTTCTAAGAAGACTGCTTACGTGGACAGGATTAATCCCTTCTCTGCCAGAAGCAACGATAAATTCTGATGTTGAAACAAAACATTTTGAAGGCTCTGCGAG GCCTAATTTCCTGCCTAGAATTACCCTTGCAAATATATGGGAGCCAGCAAGCATAGAATCTTGTGACAACAATGTTTGGGAGATAGTTAAAGCTTCTTTTGCCATTCTATTTGGCAAGTCTACTCTGCAG GAACCAGCATTTCAAGAACTGATCATACTTTATTCTGATGATGCTACTGAAAGCAATGAGAGGGGCAAATCAGAGATGCTACCGCCACAGTTGAAAATTTACGAGAAAATACCCATCCCAGATTTGCCA GTGGTTTTTCCTCACaagaagttgtccttccgcatCCTTGATACA GTACGGCTGGATATAGCTACCGTAATAGGATTGTTGGCATATGTTGTCAACTACAAATTTGAGAGTTTAGCCTCGTCCCC GTCAGCTTTTCTTCTTGATATAGCTGCTTTTACTGCACTTGCAATACTTGTGTTCCGTGTGACACTAGGCTACAAACAGACCAGAGATAGATACCAG CTTCTGGTCAATAAGACGCTCTATGAAAAGACATTAGCAAGTGGCTTTGGTTCAGTTTACTTTCTTCTCGATGCTTCTGAGCAACAACAG TATAAGGAAGCACTGTTGGCATATGCTATGTTGCTCTGCAGAAAGAAGTATCAG GTGTCATCTCGCGCAAGCATCAGAGATGCCTGCGAGCAGTTTATGTACGAGAAATTTAAGGCGAAG ATTGAAATGCCTATCGACAAAGCTATGGAGACGCTGCTACGGTTGGGTCTGGTGATCGAGCTGCCAACTAACGGCAGCTCCTCTGTAATAGCTATTCCATGTCCAGACGCATATGAGATCCTCAAAAGCCGCTGGGATAGTCTGTTGGAACATAAGACAGAACAAG GGTGA
- the LOC100821737 gene encoding NADH dehydrogenase (ubiquinone) complex I, assembly factor 6, with protein MSGGPAASGGLRAALSYCVQQVRSYDYHNYLCLLHLPPSMRRAAFTFRAFNVETAKAMDVVSDPRKGLMRLLWWKDVIDKIYANKLVEHPVALALSSVLSEQKISKHWLKRSLEARINDGNRDEYAIPETIAELERYSEDTQSTILYMTLQAGGIQSTIADHAASHIGKASGLLLLLKALPHHVNKQGKIPYIPASVAEECGLLRQEGDRSEVRMGDALPDAVFKVASVAEAHLQKARELASSLPAQAAPVLLPAVPTQVLLDSLRCREFNVFDSRLSKGVHGISPLWYQLKLSWHAWRNKY; from the coding sequence ATGAGTGGCGGCCCTGCAGCAAGCGGTGGCCTACGAGCAGCGCTCTCGTACTGTGTCCAGCAAGTCCGCAGCTATGACTACCACAACTATCTCTGCCTCCTCCACCTGCCTCCATCCATGCGCAGGGCTGCATTCACCTTCAGGGCCTTCAATGTCGAGACAGCAAAGGCCATGGACGTCGTGTCGGACCCTAGGAAAGGCCTCATGCGCCTCCTGTGGTGGAAGGATGTGATCGATAAGATCTACGCAAACAAGCTGGTCGAGCACCCCGTTGCCCTGGCGCTCTCTTCAGTTCTCTCCGAGCAGAAGATCAGCAAGCATTGGCTCAAGAGGTCGCTGGAGGCAAGGATCAATGATGGAAACCGGGATGAGTATGCCATTCCAGAGACAATTGCAGAGTTGGAGAGGTATTCGGAAGACACCCAATCTACCATCCTTTACATGACATTGCAAGCTGGTGGGATACAGTCCACCATTGCTGATCACGCCGCCTCGCACATTGGTAAAGCTAGTGGGTTGCTGTTGCTTCTCAAGGCACTGCCTCACCATGTAAACAAGCAAGGGAAGATACCATACATACCTGCAAGTGTGGCTGAGGAGTGCGGTCTGCTTAGGCAGGAGGGTGATCGATCAGAGGTCAGAATGGGCGATGCACTCCCGGATGCAGTTTTCAAGGTTGCATCTGTTGCCGAAGCTCACCTGCAGAAAGCGCGGGAGCTGGCCTCATCTTTGCCAGCACAGGCAGCCCCAGTGCTCCTCCCAGCCGTGCCGACCCAAGTTCTTCTGGACTCCCTACGATGCCGTGAATTCAACGTCTTCGATTCACGCTTGTCCAAGGGAGTCCATGGCATATCTCCTCTGTGGTACCAGCTAAAGCTCAGCTGGCACGCATGGCGAAACAAGTACTGA
- the LOC100840485 gene encoding NAC domain-containing protein 7-like, whose amino-acid sequence MSNSTQQQQVPPGFRFHPTDEELVDYYLRKKVASRRIDLNVIKDVDLYKIEPWDLQEKCRIGPEEEQSDWYFFSHKDKKYPTGTRTNRATAAGFWKATGRDKPIYAKHCLVGMRKTLVYYKGRAPNGHKSDWIMHEYRLETNENGPPQEEGWVVCRVFKKRLPATRRDLDHDAPCWYVDDDGPFMHDLNAPTMNGIMPPHHSMAALQEQHLQMLNNTYKRELKLQFQMPNHHHHDVLSTIIPHDLETSSFHSLLVSPDDHQVNAHHHVQLIDHAAVDQSTTDWRVLDKFVASQLSNDATKGVDYTDGGILQLNEKQEGATDYASTSTSSSQVDPWK is encoded by the exons ATGAGTAACAGtacacagcagcagcaggttcCTCCAGGTTTTCGGTTCCACCCGACCGATGAGGAGCTTGTGGATTACTACCTCCGCAAGAAGGTGGCCTCGAGAAGGATTGACCTAAATGTCATCAAAGATGTTGATCTCTACAAGATTGAACCATGGGATCTCCAAG AGAAATGTAGGATAGGTCCTGAGGAGGAGCAGAGCGATTGGTACTTCTTCAGCCACAAGGACAAGAAATACCCAACAGGGACTCGGACAAACCGGGCAACCGCGGCGGGGTTCTGGAAGGCGACGGGGAGAGACAAGCCCATCTATGCAAAGCACTGCTTGGTTGGCATGAGGAAGACCCTCGTCTACTACAAAGGCAGGGCTCCCAATGGCCACAAGTCCGACTGGATCATGCACGAGTACCGCCTCGAGACCAACGAGAATGGCCCTCCACAG GAAGAAGGTTGGGTAGTATGCAGGGTGTTCAAGAAGAGATTACCGGCAACAAGAAGGGATCTGGACCATGATGCACCCTGCTGGTATGTCGATGACGATGGGCCCTTCATGCATGACCTCAACGCTCCGACGATGAACGGAATAATGCCCCCTCACCACAGCATGGCGGCGCTGCAAGAACAACACCTCCAGATGCTCAACAACACCTACAAGAGGGAACTGAAGCTACAATTCCAAATGCCAAACCATCATCATCACGATGTCCTCAGCACCATTATTCCTCATGACCTAGAGACATCTTCCTTCCATTCTCTTTTGGTATCGCCCGATGATCACCAAGTCAATGCCCACCACCATGTTCAACTTATCGATCATGCAGCTGTCGACCAATCCACTACTGACTGGAGAGTCCTGGACAAGTTTGTTGCATCCCAGCTTAGTAATGATGCGACCAAGGGTGTAGATTATACTGATGGAGGCATTCTTCAGCTCAACGAGAAGCAAGAGGGGGCAACTGATTATGCGTCCACCTCGACATCAAGCAGTCAAGTTGATCCATGGAAGTGA